A single window of Syntrophotalea acetylenica DNA harbors:
- a CDS encoding type IV toxin-antitoxin system AbiEi family antitoxin domain-containing protein, with protein MSSQALHSSEMLKKALFGLPPGLPVTMSHLKGFGLSRQLVHHYVQHGWLTQLGYGYYLRPGDKLTKTGSVASLQANGVAVHIGGKSALSLKGFTHYLSMSEATLTLYGRGVRNLPKWFQQQFKVVLSNSLLFNEPEEPAERYCVSRLSQTADAPFVSEPERAVLEMLDLVPKQQTLEEARQIMEGLQSLRSKKMQELLTHCKKIKAKRLFWQVAEELRLPVLKKIDATKIDFGSKSAYILQGEKTLVLRNPNG; from the coding sequence ATGTCAAGTCAAGCTTTACATTCCAGTGAAATGTTAAAAAAAGCGCTATTTGGCTTGCCTCCGGGCCTGCCGGTGACGATGAGCCATTTAAAAGGGTTTGGGCTATCCCGTCAACTTGTCCACCACTATGTTCAGCACGGCTGGCTGACGCAACTGGGCTATGGTTATTATCTCCGCCCCGGCGACAAACTGACCAAAACAGGATCGGTTGCCTCTCTCCAAGCCAACGGTGTGGCCGTTCATATCGGCGGGAAAAGTGCCTTGTCCCTCAAAGGCTTTACTCATTATCTGAGCATGAGTGAGGCAACCCTGACTCTGTACGGACGCGGGGTGAGAAATCTGCCCAAATGGTTTCAGCAACAATTCAAAGTTGTCTTATCGAACAGTCTCCTGTTCAATGAGCCAGAAGAACCCGCCGAGCGGTATTGCGTATCACGTTTGAGCCAGACGGCAGATGCTCCATTCGTTTCCGAGCCGGAACGCGCTGTTCTGGAAATGCTGGATCTTGTTCCGAAGCAACAGACCCTTGAAGAAGCCAGGCAGATCATGGAAGGGCTTCAATCGCTACGCTCGAAGAAGATGCAGGAGTTGCTGACACACTGTAAAAAAATCAAGGCTAAAAGGCTTTTCTGGCAGGTTGCGGAAGAGCTGCGTCTACCGGTGCTGAAAAAGATAGACGCTACTAAAATCGATTTCGGCTCAAAGTCTGCGTACATCCTTCAGGGAGAAAAAACCCTGGTGCTGAGGAACCCGAATGGATAA
- the rpsU gene encoding 30S ribosomal protein S21 — translation MEIQVVDNNVEKAIRVLKRKLQQEGLFREMKQRKFYEKPSVKRKRKEKEAQRRLRKKMRLMKKA, via the coding sequence GTGGAAATTCAAGTCGTCGACAACAATGTCGAAAAGGCTATCCGTGTGCTGAAGCGCAAGTTGCAGCAGGAAGGTTTGTTTCGTGAAATGAAGCAACGCAAATTTTACGAAAAACCCAGCGTCAAGCGCAAGCGTAAGGAAAAAGAAGCACAGCGGCGTCTGCGCAAAAAAATGCGCCTGATGAAAAAAGCCTGA
- a CDS encoding nucleotidyltransferase domain-containing protein, translated as MGNINSKTFNISDALFTKTQQQLLRLLFGQPDKSFYSKEIVDRAGIGTGTVLRELEKLSASGLLTVKKIGNQKHYQANPSSPIFEELKGIVRKTFGLSGPLRLALDQFKEKIKVAFIYGSVAKGSDTAGSDIDLMLISDQLTYPDLLVSFSELETQLGRQINPTIYTDEEFRSKITAESSFVVRVIEQPIVFLIGSQDDLPTV; from the coding sequence ATGGGAAACATCAACAGCAAAACATTTAACATCAGCGATGCTCTGTTTACCAAAACACAGCAGCAGCTTCTGCGCCTTCTCTTTGGGCAACCGGATAAAAGCTTTTATTCGAAAGAGATTGTCGATCGGGCAGGAATAGGCACCGGGACTGTCCTGCGAGAACTGGAAAAGCTCTCAGCTTCTGGCCTTCTGACGGTCAAAAAGATCGGGAACCAGAAACATTACCAGGCAAACCCTTCATCGCCTATTTTCGAAGAGCTGAAAGGAATCGTCCGCAAAACCTTTGGTCTTTCCGGCCCGTTGCGTCTGGCCCTGGACCAATTCAAGGAGAAAATCAAAGTTGCCTTCATCTACGGTTCTGTAGCGAAAGGATCGGACACCGCTGGAAGCGACATCGATCTGATGTTGATTTCAGACCAGCTGACCTACCCGGACCTGCTTGTCAGCTTTTCTGAGCTGGAAACCCAGTTGGGAAGACAGATCAACCCGACGATTTATACTGACGAAGAGTTCCGAAGCAAAATTACGGCGGAAAGCAGCTTTGTTGTCAGGGTAATCGAGCAACCCATAGTTTTTCTGATTGGATCGCAAGATGACCTCCCAACAGTTTAA
- a CDS encoding nucleotidyl transferase AbiEii/AbiGii toxin family protein: MDKRYRDTVALLLDAIPHVFTQKCFAMKGGTAINLFCRDMPRLSVDIDLVFVDPTSPERAEALAAIQESLQHVAEQLKHKLHVTVQRTTSGSDQETKLFVSRGDTRVKIEVNHVFRGSVYPIVEGNLSAAAEELFERELNVPMLDIDELYASKLVAALDRQHPRDLFDVLLLNENGGITPRMRRAFVIYLAGHNRPMHELLPPQTNSMNDAYEKEFVGMTTRDVSLQELEKTRDRLFEELPLALDHTERAFLDSLHRLAPDWDLLGLPDVADLPAIKWKLMNLEILKKRNPGKFNIMLDALRQKLGF; this comes from the coding sequence ATGGATAAACGTTACCGGGACACGGTGGCTCTCCTGCTGGATGCCATACCGCATGTGTTCACGCAGAAATGTTTTGCAATGAAGGGTGGCACGGCAATCAACCTGTTCTGCCGTGACATGCCGAGGTTGTCAGTTGACATTGACCTGGTGTTCGTTGATCCCACCTCGCCTGAAAGGGCTGAAGCTCTTGCCGCAATCCAGGAGAGTCTGCAACATGTTGCTGAACAACTGAAACATAAATTGCACGTGACAGTCCAGAGAACCACTTCAGGTTCTGATCAGGAAACGAAACTTTTTGTCAGTCGAGGTGACACACGGGTCAAGATAGAAGTAAACCATGTATTTCGTGGCTCGGTTTATCCAATCGTTGAAGGCAATTTGAGTGCGGCTGCCGAAGAACTGTTTGAGCGCGAACTGAATGTGCCGATGCTCGATATTGATGAGCTTTATGCCAGCAAGCTGGTCGCGGCGCTTGATCGTCAGCACCCACGGGATCTCTTTGATGTTTTGCTGCTGAATGAAAACGGCGGGATCACGCCACGAATGCGCCGGGCGTTTGTGATTTATCTGGCCGGGCATAATCGTCCCATGCATGAGTTGTTGCCACCGCAGACAAACAGCATGAATGACGCCTACGAAAAAGAATTTGTCGGCATGACGACCCGGGACGTGAGCCTTCAGGAACTTGAAAAGACGCGCGACCGGCTGTTTGAGGAGTTGCCGCTAGCTCTTGACCACACCGAGCGAGCATTTCTTGATTCGCTCCACAGGCTTGCTCCCGATTGGGACCTGTTGGGACTTCCAGACGTCGCCGACCTCCCCGCAATCAAGTGGAAACTCATGAACCTTGAGATCCTGAAGAAGCGGAACCCGGGCAAGTTCAATATAATGCTTGATGCATTAAGACAAAAACTGGGTTTTTAG
- a CDS encoding ferritin-like domain-containing protein, whose product MDILKVYQYALQREHEGKRFFEQNADRLGHAAAVGAFKNLAAEEQKHIDFIENQIEEIKKGGAPSLEMGKALEKEGFFSERAVTEILDQTVLESMVPDLPVLRMAYLIERDFAEFYEHAASQAEGDTKKALSMLAEWERGHESLFKRYHDKAFEEYAQMPWGG is encoded by the coding sequence ATGGACATCCTCAAAGTCTATCAGTATGCCCTGCAGCGTGAACATGAGGGCAAGCGTTTTTTTGAGCAGAATGCAGACCGGCTGGGTCATGCTGCAGCCGTTGGTGCATTCAAAAATCTGGCGGCCGAGGAGCAGAAGCATATCGACTTTATAGAAAATCAGATCGAGGAGATTAAAAAAGGCGGCGCGCCAAGCCTTGAGATGGGCAAAGCACTTGAAAAGGAAGGATTTTTCTCAGAAAGGGCCGTTACCGAAATCCTTGATCAAACAGTTCTGGAGTCTATGGTTCCGGATTTGCCCGTATTGCGCATGGCTTACCTGATCGAGCGGGATTTTGCCGAGTTTTATGAACATGCTGCCTCCCAGGCCGAAGGCGATACCAAAAAGGCCTTGAGCATGCTGGCTGAATGGGAGCGGGGCCACGAAAGTCTTTTTAAGCGCTATCATGACAAGGCTTTTGAGGAATATGCCCAGATGCCTTGGGGCGGCTAA
- a CDS encoding DUF815 domain-containing protein — protein MEFNHMEIDWEYLFERLERFLDLGEEYLTRSLVEYAPAPQMFNEYIAFRWIKNHHTGYLEEIARPGLQSHADLKGLDPILENLCRNTAQFAHGLPSNHVLLRGEPGTGKRSAIVGLLEKFQDQGLRMIEIRSDDLQQLPIMVSRLRNLPFRFILYCREVFPCKDPACFRELRNLLQGNIETCPENLRIYATMDTSLQPLHNTDNAAPDTLAAPEGPPQTAPFAACAGFGVVLDLPLPQRAAYLDICRHLAKRHNLSVDDEEQKRAALLWAERRGRFSGLVARQFIDDLRGRLALDRHPADTPS, from the coding sequence ATGGAATTCAACCATATGGAAATCGATTGGGAATATCTCTTCGAAAGGCTGGAGCGTTTTCTTGATCTCGGCGAGGAGTACCTGACACGCAGTCTGGTCGAATACGCTCCCGCTCCCCAGATGTTCAATGAATACATTGCCTTTCGCTGGATAAAAAACCACCATACCGGCTATCTTGAGGAAATCGCCCGGCCTGGCCTGCAGAGCCATGCCGACCTGAAAGGATTGGACCCCATCCTCGAAAACCTGTGCCGGAACACAGCTCAGTTCGCTCATGGCCTGCCGTCCAACCATGTGCTTCTCCGGGGGGAACCCGGCACCGGCAAGCGTTCGGCCATCGTAGGGCTGCTGGAAAAATTCCAGGATCAGGGACTGCGCATGATCGAGATCCGCAGCGACGATTTGCAGCAGTTGCCCATCATGGTTTCCCGCCTGCGCAATCTCCCGTTCCGCTTTATCCTGTATTGTCGGGAGGTGTTTCCCTGCAAGGATCCCGCGTGTTTCCGGGAACTCAGAAACCTGCTGCAGGGCAATATCGAAACCTGTCCGGAAAACCTGCGGATCTACGCGACCATGGACACCTCGCTACAGCCTCTGCACAACACCGACAACGCTGCACCCGACACGCTTGCCGCCCCGGAAGGACCGCCGCAGACAGCACCCTTCGCAGCCTGCGCGGGGTTCGGCGTCGTTCTGGACCTGCCTCTGCCACAACGGGCCGCCTATCTCGACATCTGCCGGCACTTAGCAAAAAGGCACAATCTATCGGTGGACGATGAGGAACAAAAACGTGCCGCCCTGTTGTGGGCCGAACGGCGCGGGCGGTTTTCCGGACTGGTGGCCCGCCAGTTCATCGATGATCTGAGGGGCCGCCTGGCGCTTGACCGACACCCTGCGGACACGCCGTCCTGA
- a CDS encoding glyceraldehyde-3-phosphate dehydrogenase, producing MSMQKQEKYLNDWIRQDEAAEAMLPLIGHLYRDRGVNINVYGQSLVNKTVIDVLNAHGFAQQVLGSELSILDTYPVLQAMSKLDLSPSRIDIGKLSVQFREQKDKLSLEQFVADKLTAVNNGRGSLLNEPRDVVLYGFGRIGRLLARVLVEKTGGGDKLRLRAIVVRKGTDNDLMKRASLLERDSVHGPFHGVLSFDEEENAIIANGNMIRLIYANAPEDIDYTAYGIRDAIVIDNTGLWRDREGLGRHLKAKGVSKVILTAPGKGDIPNIVFGINNELATPNENIFSAASCTTNAVVPVLKAVNDRFGIVNGHLETCHSYTNDQNLIDNYHKKSRRGRAAALNMVITETGAAKASAKALPELAGKLTGNAIRVPVANVSLAVLNLSLSKTTSVEELNDYLRDIALHSDLQNQIAFVNSPELVSSDFIGSRHAGVVDSLATIVNGDRCVLYVWYDNEFGYTCQVVRLLQKIAGIELPIMPN from the coding sequence ATGAGCATGCAAAAGCAGGAAAAGTACCTGAATGACTGGATCAGGCAAGATGAAGCCGCAGAGGCCATGCTTCCCCTGATCGGCCACCTCTACCGCGACCGTGGCGTCAACATCAACGTCTACGGTCAGTCGCTGGTCAACAAAACGGTCATCGATGTTTTGAACGCCCACGGTTTTGCCCAACAGGTACTCGGAAGCGAACTTTCGATCCTTGATACGTATCCCGTCCTGCAGGCCATGAGCAAGCTCGACCTGTCCCCGTCCCGCATCGACATCGGGAAACTGTCGGTTCAGTTCCGGGAGCAGAAGGATAAATTGTCCTTAGAGCAATTTGTTGCGGACAAACTCACGGCGGTCAACAATGGCAGAGGCTCCCTGCTGAACGAACCCCGCGACGTGGTGCTTTACGGCTTCGGTCGCATCGGCCGCCTGCTGGCCCGCGTGCTGGTGGAAAAAACCGGAGGAGGCGACAAGTTGCGGCTGCGCGCCATCGTGGTCCGCAAAGGCACCGACAACGACCTGATGAAACGTGCCAGTCTGCTGGAAAGAGATTCGGTGCACGGTCCCTTTCATGGCGTATTGAGCTTCGACGAAGAGGAAAACGCCATCATCGCCAACGGCAACATGATCCGTCTGATCTATGCCAATGCACCGGAAGACATCGATTACACCGCTTACGGCATCCGAGATGCCATCGTTATCGACAATACCGGCCTCTGGCGGGACCGGGAGGGACTCGGACGGCACCTCAAGGCCAAAGGCGTATCGAAGGTCATCCTGACCGCCCCCGGCAAAGGCGACATCCCCAACATCGTTTTCGGAATCAACAACGAACTGGCCACGCCCAACGAAAATATTTTTTCGGCTGCCAGTTGCACCACCAACGCCGTGGTGCCGGTGCTCAAGGCCGTCAACGACCGTTTCGGCATCGTCAACGGACATCTGGAAACCTGCCATTCCTACACCAACGACCAGAACCTTATCGACAACTACCACAAAAAGAGCCGCCGCGGCCGAGCCGCCGCCCTCAATATGGTCATTACCGAAACCGGAGCGGCCAAGGCATCCGCCAAGGCCCTGCCCGAACTCGCCGGAAAACTCACCGGCAACGCCATTCGCGTGCCGGTAGCCAACGTATCCCTGGCGGTTCTGAACCTGTCCCTTAGCAAGACAACCTCCGTCGAAGAATTGAACGACTATCTGCGCGACATCGCTCTGCACTCCGATTTGCAGAATCAGATCGCCTTCGTCAATTCACCGGAGCTGGTCTCCAGCGATTTCATCGGTTCCCGTCATGCCGGGGTGGTTGACTCCCTGGCCACCATTGTCAACGGAGACCGTTGCGTACTGTACGTGTGGTACGACAACGAATTCGGCTACACCTGTCAGGTCGTTCGCCTGCTGCAGAAAATCGCCGGAATCGAACTGCCGATCATGCCGAACTGA
- a CDS encoding putative quinol monooxygenase, whose translation MALTVIAKFVAKPGKEEILKKELLARIEPTRAEDGCIVYDLHQDVDNPAVLVFLESWKSREDLEQHLQMPYLQSLLGMVDEICAEPPEIRLANQIG comes from the coding sequence ATGGCATTAACCGTTATCGCAAAATTTGTTGCCAAGCCTGGTAAGGAAGAAATTCTGAAAAAAGAACTGCTGGCACGCATCGAACCGACTCGTGCCGAAGATGGCTGCATCGTTTACGATCTGCATCAGGATGTCGACAATCCCGCGGTTCTGGTGTTTCTCGAAAGCTGGAAAAGCAGGGAAGATCTGGAGCAGCACCTGCAGATGCCTTACCTGCAGTCGCTTTTAGGCATGGTTGACGAAATTTGTGCCGAACCGCCGGAGATCCGCCTGGCCAATCAGATCGGCTGA
- a CDS encoding DNA-binding protein: MAIKLPLRFRLLHLMSTRNQANVHDLMKELKAEYGNEGQFSVKSFEKHLTSMRASGLIQEIDVDIDAQGKLLETFTITDFGRGRLKYLPASWK; this comes from the coding sequence ATGGCTATCAAACTACCACTGCGGTTTCGCCTGCTGCATCTGATGTCCACCAGGAACCAGGCAAATGTGCACGATCTTATGAAGGAACTGAAGGCCGAGTACGGCAACGAAGGCCAGTTCAGCGTAAAAAGTTTCGAAAAACATCTGACCTCCATGCGTGCTTCCGGGCTCATCCAGGAAATCGACGTCGACATCGATGCCCAGGGCAAGCTGCTGGAGACCTTCACCATCACCGATTTTGGGCGGGGCAGACTGAAATATCTTCCGGCGTCCTGGAAATAA
- a CDS encoding THUMP domain-containing class I SAM-dependent RNA methyltransferase encodes MEKRVFELFAVTALGLEAVCAGELSALSLPGIRIAKGGVCFSGGLEELYRANLWLRSASRVVVRLGGFACRDFPAFYRKTLQLPWGRFVRPGTPLQVRATSHRSRLQHTGRIAETLRQAVDRALGGVPLCTDRPQQLILVRFEDNQCQISIDSSGALLHRRGYRTMTGAAPLRETLAAGILMSLDWTAGQPLVDPMCGSGTFVIEAALLGMGRAPGISREFAFMHWPRYRPGLWQVLRTGALSLERPLDVPLIGRDQDNAAIDLANANAQAAGAGAASRFEVAELGTGMVPDRPGLMVCNPPYGQRLGRGVDLARLYRRLGAYCRESCKGWRVAVVCPVGPLGAALGPDFQCHSVLYNGGMAVGLHVAHP; translated from the coding sequence GTGGAAAAAAGAGTATTTGAGCTGTTTGCCGTAACGGCCCTTGGGCTGGAGGCGGTTTGTGCCGGAGAATTGTCGGCGTTGTCCTTGCCCGGAATCCGCATCGCAAAGGGCGGCGTCTGTTTCAGCGGCGGGCTTGAAGAGCTGTACCGCGCCAATCTGTGGCTGCGTAGCGCGTCGCGTGTCGTGGTCAGGCTCGGGGGTTTTGCCTGCAGGGATTTTCCCGCCTTCTACCGAAAGACCCTGCAGCTGCCCTGGGGCCGGTTTGTGCGGCCCGGGACCCCTTTGCAGGTCCGGGCGACCAGTCACCGGTCGCGACTGCAGCATACCGGCCGTATCGCCGAAACCCTGCGGCAGGCCGTGGACCGGGCCCTCGGAGGCGTCCCTCTCTGCACGGATCGGCCTCAACAGCTAATTCTGGTGCGTTTCGAGGACAACCAGTGCCAGATTTCCATTGACAGCAGCGGGGCTCTGCTGCATCGCCGCGGCTATCGGACCATGACCGGCGCCGCGCCACTCCGGGAAACGCTGGCCGCCGGGATTCTGATGTCGCTGGACTGGACTGCCGGCCAGCCGCTTGTCGACCCCATGTGCGGCTCCGGCACCTTTGTCATCGAGGCGGCCCTTTTGGGCATGGGGCGGGCGCCTGGCATCTCACGCGAATTTGCCTTCATGCATTGGCCCCGGTATCGTCCCGGTTTGTGGCAGGTTCTTCGAACCGGCGCTTTGAGCCTGGAACGTCCGCTAGATGTGCCGCTGATCGGTCGGGACCAAGATAACGCCGCCATCGACCTGGCCAACGCCAATGCGCAGGCCGCAGGGGCGGGGGCTGCCAGCCGTTTCGAGGTTGCCGAGCTCGGCACGGGCATGGTGCCGGACCGGCCCGGGCTGATGGTGTGCAATCCCCCTTATGGCCAGCGGCTTGGCCGCGGTGTCGACCTTGCCCGCCTCTACCGTCGACTCGGTGCATACTGTCGCGAATCCTGCAAGGGTTGGCGGGTTGCGGTCGTCTGTCCTGTCGGTCCCCTTGGCGCCGCCCTTGGCCCTGATTTTCAGTGTCACTCCGTGTTGTATAACGGCGGCATGGCGGTCGGTCTGCATGTTGCTCATCCGTAG
- a CDS encoding DMT family transporter has protein sequence MANGVAAQVVGAPSSSKVLARDLSNKRKLSHAKAGLLWGAFGGMSWGFAGVVMGIAFAMAPFTGGATIFTGPLVGAAMHDGFAGIFLTLSNIFTGRGSEIFRTLKTWPGILVCLAAIFGGPIAMGGYLLGIEFAGASYALSITAMFPVVGTIMAAVFLKEKITPLVWAGIALSVVGALIVGWTPPEGGSMPHFYLGIGCALLACFGWGIEGVLSTFGMDMVDPDIAISIRESVSCIVSIVGVLPFVAGWALLGESLGTFNSLWILACAGVIGGISYLAWYKSLNMTGVGRAMALNITYVIWGIVFGYFMTDLQLTTNLVVGGLIITIGGVLVVANPKELLNLRQGA, from the coding sequence ATGGCCAATGGAGTCGCAGCACAAGTGGTTGGAGCGCCTTCCTCATCGAAGGTCCTCGCGAGAGATCTGAGCAACAAACGAAAGCTGAGCCACGCCAAGGCAGGTTTGCTCTGGGGAGCCTTCGGCGGAATGTCCTGGGGGTTTGCCGGTGTCGTCATGGGCATTGCCTTTGCGATGGCTCCCTTTACCGGTGGCGCCACGATCTTTACCGGGCCGCTGGTCGGCGCCGCCATGCACGACGGCTTTGCCGGAATCTTCCTGACCTTGTCCAATATTTTCACGGGACGTGGCAGTGAAATTTTTCGCACCCTGAAAACCTGGCCGGGAATACTGGTCTGTCTCGCCGCTATCTTTGGCGGCCCCATCGCCATGGGCGGATACCTGCTCGGCATCGAGTTCGCCGGCGCATCCTATGCGTTGTCGATTACCGCCATGTTCCCAGTGGTGGGAACCATCATGGCAGCGGTTTTCCTGAAGGAAAAAATCACCCCGCTGGTCTGGGCGGGCATTGCGCTTTCGGTTGTCGGCGCCCTTATCGTCGGCTGGACCCCTCCTGAAGGCGGCAGCATGCCCCACTTCTATCTCGGCATCGGCTGTGCGCTTCTGGCATGTTTCGGCTGGGGCATCGAGGGCGTGCTCTCCACCTTCGGCATGGATATGGTCGATCCGGACATCGCCATCAGCATCCGTGAATCGGTGTCCTGTATCGTATCGATCGTCGGCGTGCTGCCATTTGTCGCCGGATGGGCGCTGCTCGGCGAGTCCCTCGGCACGTTCAACAGCCTGTGGATTCTGGCCTGCGCCGGCGTCATCGGCGGCATTTCCTACCTGGCCTGGTACAAGAGCCTCAACATGACCGGCGTCGGCCGCGCCATGGCCCTCAATATCACCTATGTCATCTGGGGGATTGTCTTCGGCTATTTCATGACCGACCTGCAATTGACCACCAACCTCGTGGTTGGCGGCCTGATCATCACCATCGGTGGTGTGCTGGTTGTGGCCAACCCCAAAGAACTTCTCAATCTGCGCCAGGGAGCATAA
- a CDS encoding GGDEF domain-containing protein translates to MYAEDCSMGTTLKFSDPDLEKQFQNQKITDNLFVPRLIYLSGSFLYAVFFVLDVFLLKNVIFICAFIRFLIVCPLLLVSYFMLGKPLYKKYRTSIEVFNGFAASGGILVMISIANPPGSHLYYGGLLLCCLFFYVFEPRQIISNVLSWGTFFSYCIVAMCFTETPSSIFLNNVFIFFFFNIGAMFACYSIELFQRKEFLQKITIQDQSDRLYQALCEVDLQREKAEKLSLLDPLTGLANRRHFFSVLQVELGKSVRTQTPLSLMLIDIDYFKEVNDRFGHVAGDKVLALVAVILQDSVRPGDAACRYGGEEFAVLLPDSDRNVAEKVALRLMEKIRCARIPVGSEQIALSISVGIAALTGGSSKTMEDLVRQADEALYAAKNSGRNQVCLADEDYHLAGAMCD, encoded by the coding sequence GTGTACGCTGAAGATTGTTCGATGGGAACAACACTGAAGTTTTCTGATCCGGATCTTGAGAAGCAGTTCCAGAATCAAAAGATTACGGATAATCTATTTGTTCCAAGATTAATTTATTTGTCCGGATCTTTTTTATACGCAGTATTTTTCGTACTCGATGTGTTTTTGCTGAAAAATGTAATATTTATATGTGCCTTTATAAGATTTTTGATTGTATGCCCCTTGCTTTTGGTTTCCTATTTTATGTTGGGAAAGCCATTATATAAAAAATATAGAACTTCTATTGAAGTCTTTAATGGTTTCGCTGCCAGTGGTGGAATTCTGGTGATGATTTCAATAGCGAATCCTCCTGGAAGTCACCTTTATTATGGTGGCCTCCTATTATGCTGTTTGTTTTTCTATGTCTTTGAACCAAGACAGATTATTTCGAATGTCCTTTCATGGGGTACCTTTTTTTCGTATTGCATTGTTGCAATGTGTTTTACGGAAACTCCAAGTTCAATATTTCTAAATAATGTTTTTATTTTTTTCTTTTTTAATATTGGCGCCATGTTTGCCTGTTATTCAATAGAACTTTTTCAGAGAAAAGAATTTTTGCAAAAGATTACCATACAGGATCAATCTGATCGTTTATATCAGGCTTTATGTGAAGTCGACCTTCAGCGTGAAAAAGCTGAAAAGCTGTCCCTTTTGGACCCGCTTACCGGACTGGCAAATCGGCGCCACTTTTTTTCCGTATTGCAGGTCGAGTTGGGAAAATCAGTCAGGACCCAAACCCCGCTAAGCCTTATGTTGATCGACATTGATTACTTCAAGGAGGTCAACGACCGCTTCGGCCATGTCGCCGGAGATAAGGTTCTTGCACTGGTTGCGGTCATTCTCCAGGATTCGGTGCGGCCCGGGGATGCCGCCTGCAGATATGGAGGTGAGGAGTTTGCGGTGCTGCTGCCCGATAGTGATCGAAACGTCGCGGAAAAGGTTGCCTTGCGGCTTATGGAAAAAATCAGATGTGCCCGGATCCCGGTTGGTAGCGAGCAGATCGCCCTGAGCATCAGCGTCGGTATTGCGGCTCTGACTGGAGGCTCGTCAAAGACCATGGAGGATCTGGTCCGCCAGGCGGATGAGGCATTATATGCAGCTAAAAACAGTGGTCGCAACCAGGTGTGCCTGGCGGATGAAGATTATCATCTTGCCGGGGCGATGTGCGATTGA
- a CDS encoding class II fructose-bisphosphate aldolase, giving the protein MVDKTFYRELGLVNTRDMFRKAMAGGYAIPAYNFNNLEQLQAIIQACAQTGSPVIVQVSKGARNYANETMLRYMAMGAVRMAREMGSEIPICLHLDHGDSFELCQSCIESGFSSVMIDGSHLAYDENIALTRKVVEYAHAHDVTVEGELGVLAGIEDEVSAEHSTYTKPEEVEDFVGKTGVDSLAISIGTSHGAYKFKVRPGEQPPPLRFDILSEVEKRIPGFPIVLHGASSVVPAYIELINRYGGNLEGAIGVSEEQLRKAAASAVCKINIDSDGRLAMTAKVREYLANNPREFDPRKYLGAGRQELIDLITHKNRNVLGSAGRV; this is encoded by the coding sequence ATGGTGGACAAAACCTTTTATCGGGAGCTGGGACTGGTCAATACGCGCGATATGTTCCGCAAGGCAATGGCCGGCGGATATGCCATCCCCGCCTACAATTTCAACAACCTCGAGCAGCTGCAGGCGATTATCCAGGCCTGCGCCCAGACCGGCTCGCCGGTCATCGTTCAGGTCAGTAAGGGCGCTCGAAACTATGCCAACGAGACCATGCTGCGCTATATGGCCATGGGTGCCGTTCGCATGGCTCGCGAGATGGGTTCCGAGATTCCCATCTGCCTGCATCTGGACCACGGCGACTCCTTCGAGTTGTGCCAGTCCTGCATCGAGTCCGGTTTCTCCTCGGTAATGATCGACGGCTCCCATCTTGCCTACGATGAAAATATCGCTCTGACACGCAAGGTCGTTGAGTACGCGCATGCCCATGATGTAACGGTGGAGGGGGAATTGGGGGTGCTTGCGGGTATCGAAGACGAAGTGTCGGCCGAGCATTCGACCTACACCAAGCCTGAGGAAGTCGAGGATTTTGTCGGTAAAACCGGTGTCGACTCCCTTGCGATATCCATCGGTACCAGTCACGGAGCCTACAAATTCAAGGTTCGGCCCGGTGAGCAGCCGCCACCGCTGAGGTTCGATATCCTTTCGGAGGTTGAAAAGCGCATCCCGGGTTTTCCCATCGTGCTTCACGGGGCATCGAGCGTGGTGCCCGCCTATATTGAACTTATCAATCGATATGGCGGAAACCTCGAAGGAGCCATCGGCGTTTCAGAAGAACAGCTGCGCAAGGCCGCGGCCAGCGCCGTATGCAAAATCAACATCGATTCCGACGGCCGCCTTGCCATGACGGCCAAGGTAAGGGAATACCTGGCGAACAATCCCCGGGAATTCGATCCTCGCAAGTACCTTGGCGCCGGGCGTCAGGAGCTGATCGATCTGATCACTCATAAAAACAGAAATGTGCTTGGCAGTGCCGGTCGGGTTTGA